CGCGGTAATTTCCGTTTCGCGCGGCATTCTATCGCAGTTGCCGGACCGATTGACAGACCATTCCCCAGGCTGCACAATCGGTGTTTTCCGGCGGATCCATCAGGGAACGGCGGGACCTCGGATGTTCGGTTTCACGGGCTCCAGGCGGTTTTGGCGGAGTCGGAACCCGATCCGCTGCTCCTGACCAATCAGCCGGCAGAATCCCGACCGACGGCCGGAAATCCAGGCTGAGAGATGCTGAAAAACGAGGTGTCTTCAACCGGCATGCGCCCGCCCAGCCTGCAACGCGGGAGGGGGCTCCCAGTTCTTGTCCTGGCGGTGTTTTTCCTGGGAATGGCCGGCCATCTTTGGGCCGCTCCTCCCAACATCCTGCTCATCATCGCCGACGATCAGGGCTATGGCGACTTCGGCTTCATGGGCAACCCGCTGGTGCGGACCCCGCACATCGACGACCTGGCCAGACGCTCGGCCCGATTCGTCAACGGCTACGTCCCCAACAGCCTCTGCCGCCCCTCGCTGGCCACCCTGCTGACGGGGCTCTACCCCCATCAGAGCGGCGTCACCTTCAACCGCCCCTATTTCGATCTGCCCCATTCCCTGGAGAACCGGCATCGAGCCAGCTACCTCGTGCGCCGGGTGGACACCCTTCCCCGCCTGCTCTCCCGGGCCGGATACCGGACGCTGCAGACCGGCAAGCACTGGGAAGGCGATTTCGCCAACGCGGGGTTCGACGAGGGCATGACCCTGGCCCGGCCTCATCCGATCGAGAAGGACCCGGCCTTTGCGCGACTGGGCATGAAATCGGGGCACGGCAACGGCGACGCCGGACTGACCATCGGACGGCAGACCCTGCAGCCCATCCATGACTTCGTCGACCGGGCGGCCGCGGACGGAATGCCCTTCTTCGTCTGGTATGCGCCTTTCCTGCCCCATCTGCCCCACAACCCGCCCCGCCGGCACCTCGAGCCCTACGTGGAGGATTCCCGGGTACCCGACCACCTGGCTCCCTACTACGCCTGCATCACCTGGCTGGACGAAACCGTGGGAGAACTGCTGGGCGCCTTGCGACAAAGGGATCTGCTGCGCCAGACCCTGGTGGTCTTCGTGGTCGACAACGGCTACATGGTGGATCCGGAGAATCCCAACCTGTCGCTGCGCAGCAAGAACACCCCCTTCGAGCAGGGCATCAGGACTCCCATCCTGATCGGTTGGGAGGACCAGGCCAGACCCGGCACCCATGCCGGCCTGGTGAGCACCATCGACCTGGTGCCGACGCTGCTGGCCGCGGCCGGCATCGCGGAGACGGGGGCGGAGCTTCCGGGGATGGACCTGATGCCGGTGATCCGGGGCCGGTCCACCCTTCCTGCGCGGCCGGTCTTCGGCGAGATCTATCGCGGCTATGCCATGGAACTGGAACAGCCAGAAGCCGAGGTCCTCTTCCGCTGGGTGCGCTGGGGGAATCACAAGCTGATTCTCCCCGAGGGTTCGGATGAGGGGGAAATGCTGTTCGATTTGACTGCCGACCCCAACGAGTTGAACAATCTGGCCGGGAGTCCCCAACTGAGGAACCGCCGGCAGGAGATGAAACGGCTGCTGGACGGCTGGTGGAACCCGCGAAAGGAATAGTGCCGGCGGCGATGCGAACCGGTGACCTGGACCATTCAGGCGGGGACCTGGAGAAGGGCGAGGCTGACACCATGATACTCGAGAGCGGAGGTTTCTCCCGACCGATCGTCCGCATCCTGCTGGCGGCCGCGCTACCGCTGCTGGCGGCGTCTCCTCCGGCCGCTACGGCCGGCGACCGCCCCAACGTCCTGTTCATCGCCGCCGACGATCTGCGGCCCCTGCTGGGTTGCTACGGCGAGCAGGCCGTCGAGACTCCCAGCATCGACCGGCTGGCCGCCCGCGGGACCACCTTCCGCCGGGCCTACTGCCAGGCCCCCCAATGCAGTCCCTCGCGCGTGTCCCTGATGTTCGGACTGCGTCCCGACACCACCGGCCACTATTCCAATCGCCACCCCTTCGATCGCCAGCGGTTCCGGGCAAGCCCCAGCCTCCCCGAGCACTTCAAGAATCACGGCTATCACACCCAGTCCTTCGGCAAGATCTACCACAACGAAACCGACCATCCCGAGGGCTGGTCGGTGCCCAGCTCGCCGGGGCGCAAGCGGGAGATGTGGGAGACGGTGGACGAAGCGGCCATCGCCGGGGTGGAGTTCTCCAAGCGGGCGCAGGTGCCCACCGTCATCGCGCCCAGAAACGATTGTCCCCCCATTCAGGCTCCCGACGTGCCCGACGAGACCCTCTACGGCGGACGCATGACCGGACAGGCCATCGCGGCCATGGCAGCCCTGAAGGACCGACCCTTCTTCCTGGCGGTGGGCTACTACCGCCCCCACCTGCCCCTGGTCGCCCCCAAGAAATACTTCGACAAGTATCCGCTGGACCGCATCCGGCTGCCACAGCACCGCCAGCCGCCGGCCGGCGCGCCTCTCTGGTCGATCTACAACTCGGTGACCTACTGGCATCCCCGGGCCCGGGAAGTCTGGCGCATCGACCTGGATTTCCCCAAGTATCCCTCTACCCGGGAAGAGGCGCTGCGCTTTGCCGGATGGGAGTTGCGCAGCTACCGCGGAATTCCTGCCGGCGGACCAATTTCCGACTTCCTTCAGGCCAGGGTCTGGCAAGCCTACCTGGCTTGTGTCAGCTACATCGATGCCCAGGTGGGACGGATGCTGCAGGCACTGGAAACCTACGGGCTGTCAGAAAAGACTATCGTGGTGTTCTGGGGAGACCACGGCTGGCACCTGGGCGAGCACGGCACCTGGGCCAAGATGACCCTGTTCGAGTGGGCCACTCGAGTGCCGCTGCTGATTGCTGCGCCCGGGCGCTCCCAACCTTCG
The window above is part of the Acidobacteriota bacterium genome. Proteins encoded here:
- a CDS encoding sulfatase-like hydrolase/transferase, with the translated sequence MLKNEVSSTGMRPPSLQRGRGLPVLVLAVFFLGMAGHLWAAPPNILLIIADDQGYGDFGFMGNPLVRTPHIDDLARRSARFVNGYVPNSLCRPSLATLLTGLYPHQSGVTFNRPYFDLPHSLENRHRASYLVRRVDTLPRLLSRAGYRTLQTGKHWEGDFANAGFDEGMTLARPHPIEKDPAFARLGMKSGHGNGDAGLTIGRQTLQPIHDFVDRAAADGMPFFVWYAPFLPHLPHNPPRRHLEPYVEDSRVPDHLAPYYACITWLDETVGELLGALRQRDLLRQTLVVFVVDNGYMVDPENPNLSLRSKNTPFEQGIRTPILIGWEDQARPGTHAGLVSTIDLVPTLLAAAGIAETGAELPGMDLMPVIRGRSTLPARPVFGEIYRGYAMELEQPEAEVLFRWVRWGNHKLILPEGSDEGEMLFDLTADPNELNNLAGSPQLRNRRQEMKRLLDGWWNPRKE
- a CDS encoding sulfatase, coding for MRTGDLDHSGGDLEKGEADTMILESGGFSRPIVRILLAAALPLLAASPPAATAGDRPNVLFIAADDLRPLLGCYGEQAVETPSIDRLAARGTTFRRAYCQAPQCSPSRVSLMFGLRPDTTGHYSNRHPFDRQRFRASPSLPEHFKNHGYHTQSFGKIYHNETDHPEGWSVPSSPGRKREMWETVDEAAIAGVEFSKRAQVPTVIAPRNDCPPIQAPDVPDETLYGGRMTGQAIAAMAALKDRPFFLAVGYYRPHLPLVAPKKYFDKYPLDRIRLPQHRQPPAGAPLWSIYNSVTYWHPRAREVWRIDLDFPKYPSTREEALRFAGWELRSYRGIPAGGPISDFLQARVWQAYLACVSYIDAQVGRMLQALETYGLSEKTIVVFWGDHGWHLGEHGTWAKMTLFEWATRVPLLIAAPGRSQPSGVESLVELVDLYPTLCRLAGLPVPKHVEGSDLVPLLNDPERSWKQAAFSHFPRHDHSLGQSMRTDRYRYTEWVGLDGSIKGTELYDHTADPLELVNLAASPTSARTVQQLARQMKAGWRAARPPEEGSVPGGKGPAK